The following coding sequences lie in one Rutidosis leptorrhynchoides isolate AG116_Rl617_1_P2 chromosome 4, CSIRO_AGI_Rlap_v1, whole genome shotgun sequence genomic window:
- the LOC139841104 gene encoding uncharacterized protein, which produces MVDTLRSGKKYDNKVSEKEVVQQESSKSPIVLDEEEVSEVDDQGKGVKNKDPIVNETGKSETESKPVPFPKALESPNQFPYGKKGPQPEDMWETFKQVKINLPLLDAIRQVSSYAKFLKDLCTQKRKQRATLPKKVELTENLSAVVSGTLPPKFKDPGTPLIAVTVGNVNVKKVLLDLGASINILPFCLVDHFELGLMKRTDIIIQLADQSVKTPRGILEDVIVKVEDFYYPVDFVVMDIEPRNRDAQPTIILGCPFLTTINAHINCRTGAMDISFSNRKMRINIFNSLHTPNVHECYRIDVVDELVEKHTSHLITNDPIEVFCLGDEEDVECEEVKAVELPVASTMDARLPPWTHKYEPLPKSIDTNTRPSLESPPTLELKPLPSHLKYAFLGTDGTLPVIIASNLTGVKEKALMEVLHKYKAAVGWTIADLKGISPSVCMCRIFTDPEVKPAHDTQRRLNPNLQEVVKKEVLKWLDAGIIFPISDSQWVSPTQTVPKKAEITVMETEEGEKITTRPVTGWRVCIDYRKLNAVTSKDHFPLPFIDQIIEKLSGQKFYCFLDGYSGYNQIPIHPNDQEKMTFTCPYGTYAFRRMPFGLCNAPATFQRCMMSIFSELIGESLEIFMDDFSIFGKSFESCLNMLEKVLKRCTETNLVLSWEKSHFMVREGVVLGHIVSERGFEVDRAKVQLIATLPPPTNVKGVRSFLGHAGFYRRFIKDFSVISKQLCNLLLKDAPFDFDVQCKEAFNTLKRKLTEAPILQSPD; this is translated from the coding sequence ATGGTAGATACCTTGAGAAGTGGAAAGAAGTATGACAACAAGGTTAGTGAAAAAGAGGTAGTGCAACAAGAGTCAAGTAAGTCTCCTATCGTTCTTGATGAGGAAGAGGTAAGTGAAGTTGATGACCAGGGAAAAGGGGTGAAAAATAAGGACCCAATTGTTAATGAGACCGGGAAATCGGAGACGGAATCAAAACCCGTCCCATTTCCCAAGGCCTTAGAGTCTCCaaaccaattcccttatgggaaaaagggaccaCAACCAGAGGACATGTGGGAAACGTTTAAACAGGTTAAGATAAATTTACCCCTCCTCGATGCTATTAGGCAAGTCTCGTCTTATGCTAAATTTTTAAAGGATCTTTGCACTCAAAAGAGGAAGCAAAGGGCGACTTTACCCAAAAAGGTGGAGTTAACCGAGAACCTTAGTGCGGTTGTTTCGGGTAcacttccacctaagtttaaggacccaGGGACCCCATTGATAGCTGTGACAGTAGGAAACGTGAATGTGAAAAAGGTGTTATTGGACCTAGGAGCTAGCATTAATATCTTACCTTTTTGTTTAGTTGACCATTTTGAATTGGGTCTAATGAAAAGAACTGACATAATTATTCAACTAGCGGACCAGTCAGTCAAAACTCCTAGGGGGATATTAGAAGATGTGATAGTAAAAGTGGAGGATTTCTATTACCCAGTTGACTTTGTTGTTATGGATATTGAACCTAGGAATAGAGATGCCCAACCCACTATAATCTTGGGATGCCCATTTTTGACCACCATTAATGCTCACATTAATTGTCGAACGGGAGCTATGGACATATCTTTCAGTAATCGCAAGATGAGGATTAATATCTTTAATTCTCTTCATACACCGAATGTCCATGAATGCTATCGGATAGATGTGGTTGATGAATTAGTGGAAAAACATACTTCTCACCTAATAACCAATGACCCAATAGAAGTATTTTGCTTAGGTGATGAAGAGGATGTTGAATGTGAAGAGGTTAAGGCAGTCGAATTACCAGTAGCAAGTACAATGGATGCTAGGTTGCCACCGTGGACTCATAAATATGAGCCACTACCTAAATCCATTGATACTAATACGAGACCTTCACTAGAGTCACCACCGACTCTTGAGTTAAAACCCTTACCTTCTCATTTGAAGTATGCATTTTTAGGTACTGATGGCACTTTGCCAGTTATTATTGCTTCAAATTTGACAGGTGTGAAGGAAAAAGCTTTAATGGAAGTGCTTCATAAGTACAAGGCTGCAGTAGGGTGGACAATAGCTGATTTGAAAGGGATAAGTCCCTCAGTGTGTATGTGTAGGATATTTACAGATCCGGAGGTTAAACCTGCTCATGATACGCAACGCAGGTTGAACCCGAATTTGCAGGAAGTTGTAAAGAAGGAAGTTCTCAAGTGGTTAGACGCAGGGATTATTTTCCCTATTTCAGACAGTCAGTGGGTAAGTCCCACACAAACAGTGCCAAAGAAAGCTGAGATAACGGTAATGGAAACCGAAGAAGGTGAAAAGATCACAACCCGTCCCGTGACGGGTTggcgggtatgtattgattacaggaaGCTAAATGCTGTGACTTCAAAGGATCACTTTcccttgccttttattgatcaaatcatTGAAAAGTTGTCAGGTCAGAAATTTTATTGTTTCTTAGATGGGTATTCGGGATATAACCAAATACCTATTCACCCTAATGACCAAGAAAAAATGACTTTTACGTGTCCTTATGGAACTTATGCTTTTAGGCGAATGCCTTTTGGTCTATGTAATGCACCGGCtacttttcaaaggtgtatgatgagtaTTTTCTCAGAGTTAATAGGCGAGTCGTTAGAAATCTTTATGGATGATTTTTCAATATTTGGCAAGTCTTTTGAGTCGTGTTTGAATATGTTGGAAAAAGTTTTAAAGAGGTGTACCGAGACTAACCTTGTCCTTAGTTGGGAAAAGAGCCACTTTATGGTTCGGGAAGGGGTGGTTTTGGGACACATTGTGTCTGAGCGGGGATTTGAAGTAGATAGAGCAAAAGTTCAACTTATTGCTACATTACCTCCACCGACCAATGTTAAGGGGGTAAGATCATTTTTGggacatgcgggattctatcgtaggtttatcaaagattttagcGTTATTTCTAAACAATTGTGTAATTTGTTATTAAAAGACGCACCTTTTGACTTTGATGTCCAATGTAAGGAGGCCTTTAACACCCTTAAGCGTAAGTTGACCGAAGCACCCATTTTGCAATCACCCGATTAG